The window GCGCACCGCTGCGCCGCCGCCGACCGAGTGCTGGCGCGTTCAGATCGCCGCCCCGGTCGAGGCCGCGCGCGCCCGCGTGTTGCGAGAGACCGCGGAGTCGCTGTTGCTCGTACGGCTGGAGGTCACCCCCGGCAAGGGACGTCACGCGGTCAAGACGATCGAATGTCTGAGTGGCGCGGCAGCCGACAGCCTGCGCCGGCGCGCGATCGCGACCGGCTTCGGCGACGCGTTCCGTGTTCGCGAACCCGCGCCGAGCACGCGATGACGCGCCTTCGGAGGTGTGCTTGATCCGCGGTCTGATCGTGTTCGAGGATGCCCGGTGGGCCGATCTGCAGCCGCTCACCGATGCGCTTCCGACACCGGCGCTCGCATTCGGTGCCGGGACGCTGGCATCGCGCTGGATGGAGCAAGCGCGATTGCCGCTCGCGGCACTCGAGGCACGTGCCGCGGTGGCGGCCGCATGGGCAGGCCCCGCGGTGACTGCGCGTCCCGCAGACTCGGACGAGGTGCTGGCGGTGAATGCCGTGGCGTTGCCGGGGGCGTGGCTCGATCAGGTGCGTGGCGGGCGCACGCCGGCGGTGTGGCTGGCGCACGATCGCGTGGTGGCGGCGCGCGCGCCGTGGTCGGCGCTCACCGGAGGATTGGGGCGTGGCGACTTCGAGCGCTTCCTGCTTTCGCTCGGCATCCCGACCTTCGCAGTCGAAGCCCCGGTCCTGCGCTTCGCATGGGATCTGATCGAGCACAACCCGATCGCCCTTGCGCGCGACCTCGACGAGCCGGGCTCGATCGCGGGCGAGGTGCACGCGACGGCCGTGATGCTCGAGCCGCAGCGCATCTCGATCGCGGCCGGTGCGCGCATCGAGGCGCTGACGGTACTCGACGCACGCGCCGGTCCGATCCGGATCGGGGCGCGGGCGGTCATCCAGTCGCACAGCCTGGTGATCGGGCCCTGCGCGATCGGCGACGGCACGCAGATCCTCGGCGGCGTCGTGGGGAACTCGACCTTCGGTCCCCAGTGCCGCATCGCCGGCGAAGTCGACGCCTGCATCTGGCAGGGCTACGCGAACAAGCGACACCACGGCTTCGTCGGGCACAGCGTGATCGGCGAGTGGGTGAACCTGGGCGCGCTCACCACCACCAGCGACCTCAAGAACAACTACGGCGAGGTCAAGGTGTGGGTCGGAGAGCGCGAACTCGCGACCGGCTCGAACAAGGTGGGTTCGATCCTTGGCGCGCACGTGAAGACCGGAATCGGCACGCTGCTGCCGACCGGCGCTGCGATCGGTGTGGGAGCGAACCTGTTCGGCGGCGGTCGCTTCGCTCCCAAACGCGTCGTCTCATTCGCCTGGTGGGACGGCGAGCGAACCGTCGAGCACGAACTCGAGAAGTTCCTGGCGACTGCTCGCATCGCGATGTCGCGTCGTGCGCGCGAGCTGCTGGCGGCCGACGAGAACCTGTGGCGCCAGGTCCACGCCGCGACACGACGCAAGCCTTGACCGCACTTCGCGACGCTCCCTAGACTCCGCCGCGACTCGCGTCACGGACTCGACGACGCGCACACCTCAGCCGGACAGGGAGGCCCATGCCCGAGCTTCGCAAGGACCCGGTGGTCGGACGCTGGGTCATCATCTCGACCGAACGCAGCCGCCGCCCCACCAACTTCGCGCCACCGCAGCCCACGACCTCCTCGGGGTTCTGCCCGTTCTGTCCCGGTCACGAGGACAAGACGCCCCCCGAGGTGCATGCGGTGCGGCCGCGCGGCGGCCCGTCGAACAGCGGCGGGTGGGACGTGCGCGTGGTTCCGAACAAGTTCCCAGCACTGCAGGTCGAAGGCTCGCTCGATCGGCGCGGCGAGGGGCTCTACGACAAGATGAGCGGCATCGGGGCGCACGAAGTGGTGATCGAAACCCCCGACCACTCGAAGGATCTCGCCGACCTGCCGGTCGCCCACATCGCCGAGGTGCTGGATGCCTATCGCGTGCGCATGATCGACCTGCATCGCGACAAGCGGCTGCGCTACGTGCTGATCTTCAAGAACCACGGGGGCACCGCCGGCGCCACCCTCGAGCACACGCACACGCAGCTCATCGCGCTGCCGATCATTCCGAAGCAGTTGCAGGAAGAGCTCGACGGGGCGCGCCGCTACTACGAGCTCAAGGAACGCTGTGTGTTCTGCGACATCGTCGCGCAGGAGACCTCGGAGGGACTCGGCCGCCGCGTGGTGCTCATGAACGAGCGCTTCGTCGCGCTCGCTCCGTTCGCTCCGCGCTTCCCGTTCGAGACCTGGATCCTGCCGCGCCGTCACGATGCCGCCTATCAGCAGATCTCCGATCCATCGGAAATGATCGATCTCGCCACGATCCTCAAGGAGACGCTGCAGCGACTGAATCTGGCGCTCGAGCGTCCGCCGTTCAATTTCGTGATCCATACCGCACCGGTCGCCGACGGCGATGCCGAGCACTATCACTGGCACATCGAAATCATGCCCAAGCTCACGCGGGTGGCCGGCTTCGAAATCGGCTCAGGCTTCTACATCAATCCGACCCCGCCCGAAGACGCCGCGCAATTCCTGCGCGAGATCGCGTTGACGGTGTGACGCTCGTCCTGCTTCCGCTGGCGGCAGCGAGAAGGGCCGCATGAAGACGCCCGCGCTCTCGATCGCCCACATCACCTCGGAGTATGCGCCGCTCGCCAAGGTCGGCGGGCTCGCCGACATGGTGGCGTCACTGGCCGCCGAACAGGTGCGTCGCGGGCATCGCGTCACCGTGGTGCTGCCCGGCTACGAGGGCCACCGCGAAGTGCCGGGCTGGGTGTGGCGCTCGATCGGAGCCGCCGACCTTCCGTGGGGCATGGGCGTCGAGCGCGCCGAATTCGACCTGCTGCTGCCGACCGGCCCCGAGGCTCCTGCGCCGCAGGGGCTGAGGGTGCTGCGGGTGTCGCACGCCGGAGAGCGGCGATTCTTCCAGCGATCCGGCATCTACAACGATCCGGTGAGCGGCGAGGGTTACCCGGACAACGGCGAGCGCTATCTGTTCTTCTGTCGCGCGGCGCTCGAGGGGTTGCGCCAGCTCGGCGGCCGCTATCAGATCGTTCATGCGCACGATCATCAGGCCGGCTGGATCCCCTGTTTTCTCCGCACTCACGAGGCAGGCAGCGAGACGTTCGCCGGTGCCGCCTCGGTGTTCACGATTCACAATCTCGGCTACCAGGGCCTGCAGGATCCGTGGGTACTGGCACTGGCCGGATTCGGCCGCGAGCACTTCTACCCGGGCGGCCCGTTCGAGTTCTGGGGGCGCGTGAACTTCATGAAGGTCGGCCTGCTGTTCGCCGACATGATCTCGACCGTCAGTCCGCGCTACGCCGAGGAGATCCGCTCGAGCGACGAGTTCGGATTCGGACTCGAGGGCGTGCTGGAGCGCCGCCAGCTCGATCTGCGCGGCATTCTCAATGGCATCGACGACGCCTACTGGGATCCGGCCCGCGATCGCTGGCTCTCGCACCCCTACGACCGCGCGAACATGGCCGGCAAGTGGAAAAATCGCACCGCGCTGCTGACCGAATGCGGATTCCCGCCGCAGCCCGACTGGCCGGTGGTCGGCATGGTGTCGCGACTCGTCGATCAGAAGGGCTTCGATCTGATCGAGGCCGCGGCCGCGGAGCTTCAGAAGCTCGAGGCGCGATTCGTGGTGCTCGGCAGCGGCCAGGCACGCTATCAGGACCTGTTCACGCGGCTCGTCTCGGAGAGCCCCGAGCGCTTCAGCTTCCGCACCGGCTTCGACGAACGATTCGCCCATGCAATCGAGGCCGGCGCGGATCTGTTCCTGATGCCGTCGCGCTACGAACCCTGTGGGCTCAACCAGATGTACAGCCTGCGCTACGGCACGGTGCCGGTGGTTCGCGCGACCGGCGGGCTTGCCGACACCGTCGAGGACTTCGATCCCGCGACCCGTGCGGGAACCGGATTCGTGTTCCAGAACTACGAATCCGCCGACATGGTGGCGGCCCTGCGGCGCGCGTTCACGGTCTACCGCCAGCCCCACCTGTGGGGGCAACTGCGCGCCAACGGCATGAGCCGGGACTTCTCATGGCGCCGCAGTGCCGAGGGCTACGATCGGCTGTATGTCGAGGCGCTGGCGCGGGTCGGTGCCGGGCGCATGAAGACCCTGGAGACCGTGAAGAGCGCGGGGTAGCTGCGCGACTCCGCCACCCGGCGACTCGCGCGGATCCGCTACTTCGCCGCGCGCACCTTTTCGACCAGTGCCGCGATCGCCCGCACACTTTCCATGTTGTCGGGCAGCACTTCATGGTCGGGAATCGCGATGCCGAACGTCTCTTCGCAGAATCCGACCACCTTGAGAATCGCGAGCGAGTCCATGAGGCCGTTCTCGATCAGGTTCTCATCCGGCTCGAGGGACTTGAGCTGGCGGTCGTAGAGAATCTCCTCGAGCAGGAAATTGCGGATCGCAGCTTCGATCGCGACGTCGGACATCGTGGGGTCCTCGGAGAGTTTCGGCTCAGGCGCCGGCGAGCGACCGCCGGTCGATCTTTCCGCTGCTGGTGCGGGGGAACTCGGAACGGAACTCGATCCACTCCGGCACCATGTAGCGCGGCAACGAGCGGGCACAGTGCTGTTTGAGCGTAGCCTCGTCAAGCGTCGTCGCGGGGCGGAGCACCACCAGCGCCTTGAGTCGATTGGTGACCTCGTCGTCGGGAATCGCGAGCGCAATCGCCTCCGCGACGTCCGCGTGCGACAGCAGCGCGGTTTCGATTTCGCCCAGCTCCACCCGGTAACCGCGCGTCTTGATCTGGTGATCGCGGCGCCCCAGGAACTCGAGCTTGCCGTCCTCACGTTCGCGCACCAGGTCGCCGGTGCGATAGGTGCGCACCGGGCCCGCCGGCGACTCGATCTCTGCGAGCGTGCGGGCGGTGAGTTCCGCGCGGCCCCAGTAACCACGCATCAGAGTCGGGCCGCTCACCCACAGCTCACCGGGGGTCCCCGGGGCGCAGGGCTGCCTTTGCTCGTCGAGCACATGGGCCCGATCGCCGCAGCTCGGCGTGCCGATCGGCAGGCTCGAGTCCCCGATCGGCAGGCTCGATGCCTCGTAGCAGGTGCAGACGTTGGTCTCGGTCGGACCGTAGAGGTTCGCGAAGCGCGCTCCGGGCATCAGCTGCATGAGCTCGCGCAGATGCTTGGGCGGCATGACCTCGCCCGCGAACAGCAGCACGCGCACCGCGGAGAGATCGAGACTCGCGAGCCCACCGCGACCCATCATCAGCGCGAGCGAACTCGGCGTTTCGTACCACACCGTGAGGCGCTCCTTCGCGTAGAGCTTGGCGATCGCGGCCGGAAACGAAGCGAGCTTCGCGGAGACCGGGTAGACGCAGGCACCCGCGGTGGCGGTCGCGAACACGTCGAAGGTCGAGAGATCGAAGTGGAGCGGCGCATGGTTCGAGATGCGGTCCTCGTGCGTGAGCCCGAAAGCCGCCGCCGCCCAGGTCGGAAACGCGAGCCCACTCCGGTGCGAGTGCATGACGCCCTTGGGTTCGCCGGTCGAACCCGAGGTGTAGAGGATGTAGGCCAGATCGTCGGGCGATGCGGGGTTCGGCGGCGGACTCGAATCCTCGGTGGCCAGCGAGGCCCAGGCTCGGAGTGGAGTTCCGGCGACATCGAGCTCGGACGGAGCCTCGGCCGCGGTTGCGTCGGCAAGCCAGATGGCGCGCAGCGACGGTCCGTCCGCGAGCGCTTGCTCGAGCTCGGCGCGGCGATCGAGTCGCGACACGAGTGCCGCAAGTTCGCAATCGCGTGCGATGAGTCCGGCTCGTGCCGGCGGGGCGCCTGGGTCGATGGGCACGTAGACCGCGCCGGCTTTCATCGCACCCCAGAGCGCGACGAGCGCCGCGGGCGACTTCGGCAGCCAGAGTCCGACGCGGTCTCCGAGCTTCACGCCGCGCGCGGTGAGTGCTCGCGCGAATTGGTTCGATTGTGCCTCGAGCTCCGCGTAGGTCAGGCGCTGTCCGTCCATGACGATCGCGGCGCGGTCGGGGAAGCGAGCGGCCGCGGCGGTCAGCAGGTCCGGCAGCAGTCGTGGCGTCACGCGAGTCGCCTCGGCCGCGCGGCGCGCGGGCTCACAGCCCGAGCAGCCGCGCGATGATCTTGCGCTGCATCTCCGAGGTGCCCGAGTAGAGCGTTCCCGACAGGGCGTCGCGCACTTCGCGTTCGATCGGGTACTCGCGCATGTAGCCGTAGCCGCCGTGCAGCTGCAGCGCATCGAGCGCCGCGCGAACGTGCGCCTCGCTCACGAACAGTTTCGCGATCGCGGATTCCATCGCCGTGCTCTTGCCCTGGCCGTGCATC is drawn from Candidatus Eisenbacteria bacterium and contains these coding sequences:
- the galT gene encoding galactose-1-phosphate uridylyltransferase, encoding MPELRKDPVVGRWVIISTERSRRPTNFAPPQPTTSSGFCPFCPGHEDKTPPEVHAVRPRGGPSNSGGWDVRVVPNKFPALQVEGSLDRRGEGLYDKMSGIGAHEVVIETPDHSKDLADLPVAHIAEVLDAYRVRMIDLHRDKRLRYVLIFKNHGGTAGATLEHTHTQLIALPIIPKQLQEELDGARRYYELKERCVFCDIVAQETSEGLGRRVVLMNERFVALAPFAPRFPFETWILPRRHDAAYQQISDPSEMIDLATILKETLQRLNLALERPPFNFVIHTAPVADGDAEHYHWHIEIMPKLTRVAGFEIGSGFYINPTPPEDAAQFLREIALTV
- a CDS encoding glycogen synthase; its protein translation is MKTPALSIAHITSEYAPLAKVGGLADMVASLAAEQVRRGHRVTVVLPGYEGHREVPGWVWRSIGAADLPWGMGVERAEFDLLLPTGPEAPAPQGLRVLRVSHAGERRFFQRSGIYNDPVSGEGYPDNGERYLFFCRAALEGLRQLGGRYQIVHAHDHQAGWIPCFLRTHEAGSETFAGAASVFTIHNLGYQGLQDPWVLALAGFGREHFYPGGPFEFWGRVNFMKVGLLFADMISTVSPRYAEEIRSSDEFGFGLEGVLERRQLDLRGILNGIDDAYWDPARDRWLSHPYDRANMAGKWKNRTALLTECGFPPQPDWPVVGMVSRLVDQKGFDLIEAAAAELQKLEARFVVLGSGQARYQDLFTRLVSESPERFSFRTGFDERFAHAIEAGADLFLMPSRYEPCGLNQMYSLRYGTVPVVRATGGLADTVEDFDPATRAGTGFVFQNYESADMVAALRRAFTVYRQPHLWGQLRANGMSRDFSWRRSAEGYDRLYVEALARVGAGRMKTLETVKSAG
- a CDS encoding acyl carrier protein, which produces MSDVAIEAAIRNFLLEEILYDRQLKSLEPDENLIENGLMDSLAILKVVGFCEETFGIAIPDHEVLPDNMESVRAIAALVEKVRAAK
- a CDS encoding amino acid adenylation domain-containing protein, coding for MDGQRLTYAELEAQSNQFARALTARGVKLGDRVGLWLPKSPAALVALWGAMKAGAVYVPIDPGAPPARAGLIARDCELAALVSRLDRRAELEQALADGPSLRAIWLADATAAEAPSELDVAGTPLRAWASLATEDSSPPPNPASPDDLAYILYTSGSTGEPKGVMHSHRSGLAFPTWAAAAFGLTHEDRISNHAPLHFDLSTFDVFATATAGACVYPVSAKLASFPAAIAKLYAKERLTVWYETPSSLALMMGRGGLASLDLSAVRVLLFAGEVMPPKHLRELMQLMPGARFANLYGPTETNVCTCYEASSLPIGDSSLPIGTPSCGDRAHVLDEQRQPCAPGTPGELWVSGPTLMRGYWGRAELTARTLAEIESPAGPVRTYRTGDLVREREDGKLEFLGRRDHQIKTRGYRVELGEIETALLSHADVAEAIALAIPDDEVTNRLKALVVLRPATTLDEATLKQHCARSLPRYMVPEWIEFRSEFPRTSSGKIDRRSLAGA